From Xylocopilactobacillus apis, a single genomic window includes:
- a CDS encoding DeoR/GlpR family DNA-binding transcription regulator, whose translation MIPYERQETILQILSKQELLKIDELQKLIPDVSISTLRRDLKELEKSNKIEYLFGGAVKLSENNGEVSMRKKVDLNREKKDVIARIAASQIHDGETVYIDSGSTCSLLLREIVSKKITIYTTSTSVFNISQEISAQIILTGGSYNPLISSLSGPLTEECLQMLYFDKSFIGVNGIDIEKGVTTPNISEATKKKLIKSHSRATYLMCDSTKFHKFSNIKAFDLKDVYVVSDKFDKSINTVSDIITDRKK comes from the coding sequence ATGATTCCTTATGAGAGACAAGAAACAATACTTCAAATTTTATCAAAACAAGAGCTGCTGAAAATCGATGAATTACAAAAATTAATTCCAGACGTGTCTATTTCTACGCTAAGAAGAGATTTAAAAGAATTGGAAAAATCTAATAAAATTGAATATCTTTTCGGAGGTGCTGTGAAACTATCTGAAAATAACGGTGAAGTTTCAATGAGAAAAAAGGTAGACCTTAATCGCGAAAAAAAAGATGTAATTGCACGAATAGCGGCATCACAAATTCATGATGGAGAAACAGTCTATATTGATTCTGGGTCAACATGTTCCTTATTACTAAGAGAAATAGTAAGTAAAAAAATTACTATTTATACAACAAGTACAAGTGTCTTTAATATATCTCAGGAAATAAGTGCTCAAATAATTTTAACTGGAGGAAGTTATAATCCATTAATTTCGTCTTTAAGTGGACCTTTGACGGAAGAGTGTTTACAGATGCTATACTTTGATAAATCGTTTATTGGAGTTAATGGGATTGACATTGAAAAAGGGGTTACTACTCCAAATATTTCCGAAGCAACAAAAAAGAAACTTATTAAAAGTCATTCAAGAGCTACTTATTTAATGTGTGATAGTACAAAATTTCACAAATTTTCTAATATTAAAGCCTTTGATTTAAAAGACGTCTATGTTGTTTCAGATAAATTTGATAAGTCTATTAATACCGTTTCCGATATAATAACAGATCGGAAAAAATAA
- a CDS encoding PTS sugar transporter subunit IIA translates to MFKFLHKNKSESLQIPIEGEVIELSKVSDPVFSEKMMGDGFGVIPSSKTIYAPISGKITFVADTKHGIGITSDDGIELLLHLGIDTVELNGNPFKIDVTVGDQVEAGQKLGEMDVEEVKKSAKDPTVMVVVTNTNDVISELVVQPGSKKAGEIAAQVTKK, encoded by the coding sequence ATGTTTAAATTTTTACATAAAAATAAATCAGAATCACTTCAAATTCCAATTGAAGGAGAAGTTATTGAATTAAGTAAAGTGTCTGATCCCGTTTTTTCAGAAAAAATGATGGGTGATGGTTTTGGAGTAATTCCAAGTTCGAAAACCATTTATGCTCCAATTTCTGGAAAAATTACTTTTGTAGCAGATACGAAACACGGAATCGGAATTACAAGTGATGATGGCATAGAGCTGTTGCTTCATCTAGGGATTGACACTGTAGAGTTAAACGGCAATCCATTTAAAATTGATGTAACAGTTGGGGATCAAGTTGAAGCTGGCCAAAAATTAGGTGAAATGGACGTAGAAGAAGTTAAAAAATCAGCAAAAGATCCTACGGTTATGGTAGTAGTAACTAACACCAATGATGTTATTTCAGAATTAGTTGTTCAACCTGGTAGTAAAAAAGCGGGTGAGATTGCCGCTCAAGTAACCAAAAAGTAA
- a CDS encoding HAD family hydrolase, with the protein MIKPKLTLCDIDGTLLNSKHELLPEVIKAIRQYEKSEGIFCLASARPAKGMIFLADKIGLTVPLATLNGAYIIDPSENNKVLFQKPILKDSVKQIIQLIKANHLNISINCYAGLNWYIEKPNEWSSQESLIINFEPEIADLDQTYNQKEIHKILCMGKPEEISELNTLIAKNPQLQIIAARSKTTYLEITDHEVSKVSALKHLANYFKISLDKTMSIGDGDNDLEMIKAAGTGIALANASKKVLQTADFIIDDNDHAGVADALQKHTFSH; encoded by the coding sequence ATGATTAAACCTAAACTTACACTTTGTGATATTGACGGGACATTGTTAAATAGTAAACACGAATTACTTCCTGAAGTTATTAAAGCAATCAGACAATATGAAAAATCAGAAGGAATTTTCTGCTTAGCCTCGGCACGTCCAGCTAAAGGAATGATTTTTCTAGCTGACAAAATTGGCTTAACTGTCCCATTGGCAACTTTAAATGGGGCCTATATTATTGATCCCAGCGAAAACAATAAAGTATTGTTTCAAAAGCCCATCCTTAAAGATTCAGTAAAACAAATTATTCAATTAATTAAAGCAAATCATTTAAATATAAGTATTAATTGTTACGCTGGCCTCAATTGGTATATAGAAAAGCCAAACGAATGGAGCAGCCAAGAATCTTTAATTATCAACTTTGAACCTGAAATTGCTGATCTTGATCAAACTTATAATCAAAAAGAAATTCATAAAATTCTATGCATGGGAAAGCCTGAAGAAATCTCAGAATTAAACACATTAATCGCTAAAAATCCTCAACTTCAAATTATCGCTGCCCGCTCTAAAACAACTTATCTTGAAATTACCGATCATGAAGTGTCAAAAGTTTCAGCTCTCAAACATTTAGCTAACTATTTTAAAATCTCTTTAGATAAAACAATGTCAATCGGTGACGGAGATAACGATCTAGAAATGATTAAAGCTGCCGGAACAGGAATTGCTTTAGCCAATGCCAGTAAAAAAGTTCTTCAAACAGCTGATTTTATTATTGACGATAACGATCATGCCGGTGTGGCTGATGCTCTACAAAAGCACACTTTTTCTCATTAA
- a CDS encoding PTS transporter subunit EIIC: MDFKKAAKEILESVGGPENISNMSLCATRLRLNLKDPSKANDEAVKNVDGVINVVNRAGQYQILIGTEVPKLYEQFEKLINVDEVADNDSSQEKSGSIISNIFSAISAIFAPLLPALAGSGILRGLLILFVQIGWIKEKTGTYSILFVASMSVFYFLPVLLAFTSAKRFGASPYLSALIGAALLHPDFISLMGSKGNGTVTHFMKIPVVLMNYNSTVVPIILSIWAFSYLYKFLDKHVTENLKLVVVPLVSLAIMIPLTVIVIGPIGVYGGELVANLVNWLIEKSSILTGIIVGGGWSVLVSFGIHWAVNPIMINNISTHGFDYIVPFTFACNFAVIGTTIGVYFKAKNIKLKSFALTGLITIALSAIIEPTLFGLLVKNRKLFLAQIIGGAVGGAYLGLTKVVTNAFVFGSVTTFPAFVQKNASNFIQAMIGLAISLIVSAILAYIFTNKDEKLA, encoded by the coding sequence ATGGATTTTAAAAAGGCGGCTAAAGAAATTTTAGAAAGCGTTGGAGGTCCTGAAAATATTAGTAATATGAGCCTCTGCGCAACAAGATTAAGATTAAATCTCAAAGATCCATCAAAAGCTAATGATGAAGCTGTAAAAAATGTTGATGGAGTTATTAATGTTGTTAATCGAGCTGGTCAATATCAAATTTTAATAGGTACAGAAGTTCCTAAATTATATGAACAATTTGAAAAATTAATTAATGTTGACGAGGTTGCAGATAATGATTCTTCTCAGGAAAAATCGGGTAGCATCATCTCAAATATTTTTTCTGCAATTTCTGCAATATTTGCACCATTATTACCTGCCTTAGCTGGTTCAGGAATTTTAAGAGGCTTACTTATTCTATTTGTTCAGATAGGTTGGATCAAAGAAAAAACTGGAACATATTCAATTTTATTCGTTGCATCAATGAGTGTATTTTATTTTCTTCCAGTTCTTTTAGCTTTTACGTCAGCTAAAAGATTTGGTGCCAGCCCGTATTTATCTGCTTTAATAGGGGCAGCACTGTTACATCCAGACTTTATTTCTCTCATGGGAAGTAAAGGAAATGGGACAGTTACTCATTTTATGAAAATTCCTGTAGTTCTGATGAATTATAATTCAACTGTAGTACCTATAATTCTTTCTATTTGGGCTTTTTCATACTTATATAAATTTCTTGACAAGCATGTAACTGAAAACCTTAAGTTAGTTGTTGTACCTTTGGTTTCTCTTGCTATTATGATTCCTCTTACTGTAATTGTTATTGGGCCAATTGGCGTTTACGGCGGAGAATTGGTTGCAAATTTGGTAAATTGGTTAATTGAAAAGAGTAGTATTTTAACCGGTATAATTGTCGGTGGTGGCTGGAGCGTATTAGTTAGTTTTGGAATTCACTGGGCAGTTAATCCAATTATGATTAATAACATTTCAACACATGGTTTTGATTACATAGTTCCATTTACTTTTGCATGCAATTTTGCAGTAATTGGAACAACTATAGGTGTTTACTTCAAAGCAAAAAATATAAAGCTAAAAAGTTTTGCTTTAACTGGATTAATCACGATTGCTTTATCTGCAATTATTGAACCAACTTTATTTGGACTTTTGGTTAAGAATAGAAAATTATTCTTAGCACAGATCATTGGTGGTGCAGTTGGTGGTGCTTATTTAGGATTAACAAAAGTTGTGACAAATGCTTTTGTCTTTGGAAGTGTTACTACATTTCCTGCATTTGTACAAAAAAATGCTTCTAATTTCATTCAAGCAATGATTGGTTTAGCAATATCGTTGATTGTGTCAGCAATTTTAGCTTATATATTCACTAATAAGGATGAAAAATTGGCATAA
- a CDS encoding valine--tRNA ligase: MTEMDKKYNPNEVEKGRYNKWLEQDLFKPNGDQKAKPYSIVIPPPNVTGKLHLGHAWDTTLQDIIIRQKRMQGFDTLWLPGMDHAGIATQAKVEAKLKEEGVSRYDLGREKFVEKVWEWKDDFSATIKEQWGKLGLSLDYSRERFTLDQGLSDAVKRVFVDLYNKGLIYRGEYIINWDPQARTALSDIEVVHEDDKGAFYYLKYPFVDGTTFDGKDYIEIATTRPETMMGDTAVAVHPNDSRYQDLVGKKVLLPLANREIPIIADEYVDPEFGTGMVKITPAHDPNDFLVGNRHNLQRINTMNEDATMNENAGKYEGLDRFEARKRMVEDLDQEGYLLKVEPIVHAVGHSERTGVQVEARLSTQWFVKMKPLAEQAIKAQKGKDKSIFWPARFEHQYLNWMENIHDWVISRQLWWGHRIPAWYHKETGEVYVGEEAPKDIENWEQDPDVLDTWFSSALWPFSTMGWPDLDSPDYKRYFPTDTLVTGYDIIPFWVARMLFQSIEFTGKKPFKNVVLHGLIRDEQGRKMSKSLGNGIDPMEVIDKYGADALRWFLISGTTLGQDMRFDYKKMDASWNFINKIWNASRFVIMNLDGVTKIELPSKEERTLADNWILSRLNSTVSQVLDQLDKFNFGEAGRSIYDFIWSDFCDWYIELSKADLTGDDVEKSHHTKQVLAYVLDQILRLIHPFMPFVSEKIWLTMPTHEGESLVVAKYPEPNDDFQNPEIEKQMSSMIELITSVRGIRAEAGAPLSKPIEILIQTNDEALQKMFTQNNSYIERLVNPKQIEINSSVEAPELSKIGIISNAKVYIPLADLVDVEVEKKKLENQIKKFESEILRAKKKLANEKFIQKAPAELVEQEKQKVTDNTFKLNSSKESLAALDHLSDNQ, from the coding sequence ATGACAGAAATGGATAAGAAATATAATCCTAACGAGGTCGAAAAAGGACGTTACAATAAATGGCTTGAACAGGATCTTTTTAAACCAAACGGGGATCAAAAAGCAAAACCATATTCAATCGTAATTCCGCCGCCAAATGTTACTGGTAAGCTGCATTTGGGCCATGCGTGGGATACAACTTTACAGGATATAATTATTCGTCAAAAAAGAATGCAGGGGTTCGATACGCTTTGGCTTCCGGGGATGGATCATGCTGGTATTGCAACGCAGGCTAAGGTTGAAGCTAAGTTAAAAGAAGAAGGCGTTTCACGTTATGATTTAGGGCGAGAGAAATTTGTTGAAAAAGTTTGGGAATGGAAAGATGATTTTTCGGCAACGATCAAAGAACAATGGGGAAAGCTTGGCTTATCACTTGATTACTCGCGTGAACGATTTACTCTTGATCAAGGGCTTTCTGATGCAGTAAAAAGAGTTTTCGTTGATTTGTATAACAAAGGCTTAATTTATCGCGGCGAGTACATTATTAACTGGGATCCGCAAGCTCGCACTGCTTTATCGGATATTGAAGTTGTTCATGAAGATGATAAGGGGGCATTTTACTATCTTAAATATCCTTTTGTTGATGGAACAACATTTGATGGCAAAGATTATATTGAAATTGCTACAACTCGGCCAGAGACGATGATGGGTGATACGGCAGTAGCTGTTCATCCTAATGATTCCCGTTACCAAGATTTAGTTGGGAAAAAAGTTTTGCTGCCGCTTGCTAATCGTGAAATTCCAATTATTGCTGATGAATACGTAGATCCAGAATTTGGAACCGGAATGGTTAAAATTACTCCTGCGCATGATCCAAATGACTTTTTAGTGGGCAATCGTCATAATTTACAAAGAATTAATACCATGAACGAAGATGCCACGATGAACGAGAACGCTGGAAAATATGAAGGTCTCGATCGTTTTGAAGCTCGCAAAAGAATGGTTGAAGATCTTGATCAAGAAGGTTATTTATTAAAAGTTGAACCAATTGTTCACGCGGTAGGACATTCCGAACGAACAGGGGTCCAAGTTGAAGCCCGTTTATCAACTCAATGGTTTGTTAAGATGAAGCCTTTAGCTGAACAGGCAATTAAAGCTCAAAAAGGTAAGGATAAAAGTATTTTTTGGCCCGCGCGTTTTGAACATCAGTACCTTAATTGGATGGAAAATATTCATGACTGGGTGATCTCACGGCAGTTATGGTGGGGGCACAGAATTCCGGCATGGTACCACAAAGAAACTGGTGAAGTTTATGTGGGAGAAGAAGCACCAAAAGACATCGAAAATTGGGAACAAGATCCCGATGTTTTAGATACTTGGTTTTCAAGTGCTTTGTGGCCGTTTAGTACAATGGGATGGCCCGATCTTGATTCACCTGATTATAAAAGATATTTTCCAACTGATACTTTAGTAACGGGTTATGACATCATTCCTTTCTGGGTTGCCCGGATGCTTTTTCAGTCAATAGAATTTACTGGTAAAAAACCATTTAAAAATGTTGTGCTCCACGGATTAATTCGTGACGAACAAGGTCGTAAGATGAGTAAGTCGTTGGGTAATGGGATTGATCCAATGGAAGTAATTGACAAGTATGGGGCAGATGCTTTACGTTGGTTCTTAATCTCTGGAACAACATTAGGCCAAGACATGCGTTTTGATTACAAGAAAATGGATGCATCGTGGAATTTCATTAATAAAATTTGGAATGCCAGCCGTTTTGTAATTATGAATTTAGATGGCGTTACAAAGATTGAATTACCGTCTAAAGAAGAAAGAACTTTGGCTGATAATTGGATTCTTTCGCGGTTAAACTCAACAGTTAGTCAGGTTTTAGATCAGCTAGATAAGTTTAATTTTGGTGAAGCAGGACGCTCAATTTACGACTTTATTTGGAGTGACTTTTGTGATTGGTACATTGAATTGAGTAAAGCTGATCTAACTGGGGACGATGTTGAAAAAAGTCATCATACCAAACAAGTTTTAGCTTATGTTTTAGATCAAATTCTAAGATTAATCCATCCATTTATGCCTTTTGTCTCAGAAAAAATTTGGCTGACGATGCCAACCCATGAGGGAGAATCGTTAGTAGTTGCTAAATATCCTGAACCTAACGACGATTTCCAAAATCCTGAAATTGAAAAACAAATGAGTTCAATGATTGAACTTATTACTTCGGTAAGAGGGATTAGAGCTGAAGCAGGGGCTCCTCTGTCTAAACCAATCGAAATTTTGATTCAGACTAATGATGAAGCTCTTCAAAAGATGTTTACACAAAATAATTCCTATATTGAACGGTTAGTTAATCCAAAACAAATTGAAATTAATTCAAGTGTTGAGGCACCGGAATTATCGAAAATTGGAATTATCAGCAATGCTAAAGTTTATATTCCTTTAGCTGATTTAGTAGATGTTGAAGTAGAGAAAAAGAAGTTAGAAAATCAAATTAAAAAGTTTGAAAGCGAAATTCTTCGGGCGAAAAAGAAATTAGCCAATGAAAAGTTTATTCAAAAAGCACCTGCTGAATTAGTAGAACAAGAAAAGCAGAAAGTAACAGATAATACTTTTAAACTTAATTCTTCAAAAGAAAGTTTAGCTGCTTTGGATCATTTGTCAGATAATCAATAA
- a CDS encoding sugar phosphate isomerase/epimerase family protein, protein MKLATRINSFLPQSKNDLNTVFEKLNHIGINYVDLNYPEHIEKFSPEDVSTMLSENNLKLNGLALRFKDDYINGELGNAEDSIAKSAVDLCRRAIDFCRQANGKVVTIWLAHDGFDYSFQINYEKVWNQLKKSFADIADYATPDIKISIEYKPFQPRAYAFIDGMGITGMMLDELNRPNLGVTLDYCHMLMKHENPAFAADIFGKRGQLFGVHLNDGYGLNDDGLMIGTATPVKTFEFLYYLKKNDYDNVIYFDTFPVIENAEEECVQNIKTIKEFDKKITETGVAKIQQIIDQNDAIKANELVHKLLFGCK, encoded by the coding sequence ATGAAATTAGCAACCAGAATAAATTCTTTTTTACCTCAAAGTAAAAATGATTTAAATACAGTTTTTGAAAAATTGAACCATATCGGGATTAATTATGTTGATCTGAATTATCCAGAACATATTGAGAAATTTTCGCCCGAGGATGTAAGCACAATGCTGAGTGAAAATAATCTAAAGTTAAACGGGTTAGCCCTTAGATTTAAAGACGATTATATCAATGGTGAATTGGGAAATGCTGAAGATAGTATAGCCAAATCTGCAGTTGATCTTTGTAGGAGGGCAATCGATTTTTGTCGGCAAGCAAACGGAAAAGTAGTAACTATTTGGTTAGCTCATGATGGCTTTGATTATAGTTTTCAAATTAATTATGAAAAAGTTTGGAATCAATTGAAAAAGTCTTTTGCTGATATTGCAGATTATGCAACTCCCGATATTAAGATCAGCATTGAATACAAACCATTCCAACCTAGAGCTTATGCGTTTATTGATGGGATGGGAATAACTGGGATGATGCTTGATGAATTAAATCGTCCCAACTTAGGGGTTACTCTTGATTATTGTCATATGCTGATGAAACATGAAAATCCAGCATTTGCTGCAGATATTTTCGGAAAAAGAGGTCAATTGTTTGGAGTTCATTTAAATGATGGCTACGGTTTAAATGATGATGGCTTAATGATTGGTACAGCAACTCCTGTTAAAACTTTTGAATTTTTATATTACCTAAAAAAGAACGATTACGACAATGTGATATATTTTGATACTTTCCCAGTTATCGAAAATGCTGAAGAGGAATGTGTTCAAAATATTAAAACAATTAAAGAGTTTGATAAAAAAATTACCGAAACTGGTGTTGCGAAGATTCAACAAATAATTGACCAAAATGATGCAATTAAAGCTAACGAATTAGTTCATAAATTGTTATTTGGATGTAAATAA
- a CDS encoding glycerol dehydrogenase: MAKIFTSPSTYIQGSGMLLKSAQYFQKYGKRILILADDNVLNIIGKKFSDYLAGNGFEIQIVLFSGESSVNEINRISAIAKEKQSEIIIGLGGGKTIDCAKGVADNLNTTLIIAPTTASTDAPCSRISVLYKEDGLMDHYRYYNRNPEVVLVDTRVIVGAPVSLLISGIADALATNVELNDIYQAQSNNMVLGQQTIAARAIGQACEETLFVSAKLAIAANKAHVVTESFERVVDANTLLSGLGFESGGLAAAHAVHNSFTALKGDVHKLSHGQKVAFGTLVELILNGSSVKRFEKFLKFDLELGLPTTLADLHLEDVSNEELMKAASLSCSENDTMGRMPGIIKPEDVFAAIKTVDEYSCEYQEKV, from the coding sequence ATGGCCAAAATATTTACTAGTCCAAGCACTTATATTCAAGGATCTGGCATGTTATTAAAAAGTGCCCAGTATTTTCAAAAATATGGTAAAAGAATTCTAATCTTAGCTGATGATAATGTTCTAAATATTATTGGAAAAAAATTTAGCGATTATTTAGCAGGCAATGGATTTGAAATACAAATTGTTTTATTTAGTGGAGAATCATCAGTTAATGAAATTAATCGAATTTCCGCGATTGCTAAAGAAAAACAATCAGAGATAATTATTGGATTAGGCGGGGGTAAGACGATTGATTGTGCCAAAGGAGTTGCGGATAATTTAAATACAACTTTAATAATTGCTCCGACTACTGCTTCAACTGATGCTCCTTGTTCTCGGATTTCAGTACTTTATAAAGAAGATGGCCTGATGGATCATTATCGTTACTACAATCGTAATCCAGAGGTTGTTTTAGTTGATACCAGGGTTATTGTTGGAGCTCCAGTAAGTTTATTGATTTCGGGGATTGCTGATGCCTTAGCAACTAATGTTGAATTAAATGATATTTATCAGGCTCAAAGTAATAATATGGTTTTAGGTCAACAGACAATTGCGGCAAGGGCAATTGGGCAAGCTTGTGAAGAAACACTTTTTGTCTCGGCAAAATTAGCAATTGCTGCAAATAAAGCACATGTAGTAACTGAATCTTTTGAACGAGTTGTAGATGCAAATACTCTTTTAAGCGGTTTGGGATTTGAAAGTGGAGGTTTGGCTGCAGCTCACGCCGTCCATAACAGTTTTACAGCTTTAAAAGGAGATGTTCATAAATTATCACATGGACAAAAGGTTGCTTTTGGTACTTTAGTAGAGTTAATTCTTAATGGGAGCAGCGTAAAACGATTTGAAAAATTCTTAAAATTCGATCTTGAGTTGGGATTGCCCACCACTTTGGCTGATTTACATCTTGAGGATGTTTCTAACGAAGAATTGATGAAGGCAGCTTCATTGTCATGCAGCGAAAATGATACGATGGGCCGGATGCCAGGGATCATTAAACCAGAAGATGTTTTTGCTGCAATTAAAACGGTTGATGAATACAGCTGTGAATATCAAGAGAAAGTTTGA
- a CDS encoding DUF6434 domain-containing protein: MDKKAKQSRPELRPDLNAMIFLKFYYLKEELVEFCRLNQLSTQGSKTELTDRVAYFLETGLRKKPKRQKTIYQPNVNLTLSTLIEKNISFSEKHRVFFKQYLGDDFHFNVKFKKWLRSNSGKTYQEAIDAYKQILFDQESTKIYK, encoded by the coding sequence ATGGATAAAAAAGCCAAACAATCAAGGCCTGAGTTAAGACCCGACCTGAATGCGATGATCTTTTTAAAATTTTATTATCTAAAAGAAGAATTGGTCGAATTTTGTCGGTTAAATCAATTATCAACGCAAGGCAGTAAAACAGAATTAACAGATCGAGTTGCTTATTTTTTGGAGACGGGTTTGAGAAAAAAACCAAAACGTCAAAAAACAATTTATCAACCAAACGTCAATTTAACACTTTCCACACTGATTGAAAAAAATATTAGTTTCAGTGAGAAACATCGGGTATTTTTTAAGCAATATTTAGGTGACGATTTTCATTTTAATGTTAAATTTAAGAAATGGCTGAGATCAAATAGCGGGAAAACATATCAAGAAGCAATTGATGCGTACAAACAAATTTTATTTGATCAAGAATCAACCAAAATATATAAGTAA
- the rpiB gene encoding ribose 5-phosphate isomerase B, with the protein MTKIAFGSDHVGFELKPTIIDYVKELGYEIEDLGAYSDKRTDYPIYGKKVGEAVSSGNADLGIVICGTGVGISLAANKVPGIRAACVSEPYSAELSRRHNNSNILAFGSRVVGSELAKMIVKSWLNAKYEGGRHQRRIDELNAEDRKDSKLFNSIVESDNPKYQD; encoded by the coding sequence ATGACTAAAATTGCATTTGGATCAGATCATGTTGGCTTTGAACTAAAACCAACAATTATAGATTATGTCAAAGAATTAGGTTATGAGATAGAGGATCTTGGGGCTTATTCTGACAAAAGAACTGATTATCCGATATATGGAAAAAAAGTTGGAGAAGCGGTATCTAGTGGCAATGCAGATTTAGGAATAGTTATTTGTGGAACTGGCGTTGGAATATCACTAGCCGCAAATAAAGTGCCAGGTATAAGGGCTGCTTGTGTAAGCGAGCCATACTCAGCTGAACTTTCTCGAAGACACAACAATAGCAATATTTTGGCTTTTGGTTCTCGAGTTGTCGGATCTGAATTAGCAAAAATGATTGTAAAATCTTGGCTAAATGCTAAGTACGAAGGCGGTCGACACCAAAGACGTATTGACGAATTAAATGCTGAAGATAGAAAGGACTCAAAACTATTTAACTCAATTGTTGAATCTGATAATCCTAAATATCAAGATTAA
- a CDS encoding LacI family DNA-binding transcriptional regulator, producing MNTRKVSIKDIAKICGVSVSTVSRVINNNGRFSEETRQRVVKAIKKYNYKTNTAAKTLRMQKSNAIGILVPDLANSFFSNLVENLEKNFFIKGYSTMICDTGRDKDRELTYLKMLEAKVVDGLIVISGSRKYNPDIIDPKIPVICIDRSSDSPNVTYIGSNHEQGARMATAKLIEAGTTPILLCSSNQKISSTKDRIRGYQIEMKSQHLSDNDCKIVAIKSHKSNIDQRGIEIRSILRNMLNEQNLPIGIFAISDTIAAEVTVAAHELELNIPRDLKVIGFDDAPIAKYCYPQLTTIRQNTQEIVDKTSTLLLQMIQGDNSIRQNREIIDVDLIERGTV from the coding sequence ATGAATACACGAAAAGTTTCAATTAAAGATATTGCCAAAATTTGTGGTGTTTCAGTTTCAACAGTTTCAAGAGTCATTAACAACAACGGTCGTTTTTCTGAAGAAACTCGTCAACGGGTTGTTAAAGCTATTAAAAAATATAACTATAAAACTAATACTGCTGCTAAAACGCTACGAATGCAAAAATCAAATGCAATTGGAATCTTAGTTCCCGATTTAGCAAATTCTTTTTTCTCTAATTTAGTAGAAAATTTAGAAAAAAATTTCTTTATTAAAGGTTATTCAACAATGATCTGCGATACTGGTAGAGACAAGGATCGTGAGTTAACATACCTAAAAATGTTAGAAGCTAAGGTTGTTGATGGTTTAATAGTAATTTCTGGTTCTCGTAAATATAACCCAGACATTATTGATCCTAAAATACCAGTAATTTGTATCGATCGAAGTTCAGACAGTCCAAATGTAACTTATATAGGATCAAATCATGAACAAGGCGCCCGAATGGCAACTGCAAAACTAATTGAAGCAGGAACAACTCCTATTTTATTGTGTTCGTCTAATCAAAAAATCTCTTCTACTAAAGATCGAATTCGCGGTTATCAAATTGAAATGAAATCTCAACATTTATCAGATAATGATTGCAAAATAGTTGCCATTAAATCTCACAAAAGTAATATTGACCAACGGGGAATTGAAATTCGCAGCATTTTAAGAAATATGCTAAATGAACAAAATTTACCAATTGGAATTTTTGCTATTAGTGATACGATCGCTGCAGAGGTTACAGTTGCTGCCCACGAACTTGAGTTAAACATTCCAAGAGATTTAAAAGTTATTGGATTTGATGATGCACCAATTGCCAAATATTGTTATCCTCAACTAACTACCATCCGTCAAAACACTCAAGAAATAGTTGATAAAACAAGCACCCTTCTTCTACAAATGATCCAAGGAGATAATTCAATTCGACAAAATCGAGAAATAATTGACGTTGATTTAATTGAACGAGGAACGGTTTAA
- the rpe gene encoding ribulose-phosphate 3-epimerase, translating to MHKLICPSLMVADWQNIEKEIKELNEADIDIYHLDIMDGSFVPNMALGVEDVEAVRKLTTKTIDVHLMVQNPQNFIDLFADLGVNIIYIHPEADQIPSRTLQTIKERGIHPGLAINPGTSINSVHELLPLVDYVLVMTVDPGFSGQPFLEYTIPKIKTLAEIKSNYHYQLMVDGAISENRIDELSSIGVEGFIVGSSALFRKNDNYKTIVKRLKGGC from the coding sequence TTGCACAAATTAATTTGTCCCTCCTTAATGGTTGCGGACTGGCAAAATATTGAAAAAGAAATTAAAGAGCTAAATGAAGCAGATATTGATATTTATCATTTAGATATTATGGACGGAAGTTTTGTACCTAATATGGCTCTAGGAGTTGAGGATGTCGAAGCAGTTCGAAAACTAACTACTAAGACAATTGACGTTCATCTGATGGTCCAAAATCCTCAAAATTTTATTGATTTATTTGCAGATTTAGGAGTTAACATAATTTATATTCATCCTGAAGCGGATCAAATACCAAGTCGAACACTTCAAACAATCAAAGAACGTGGCATACATCCTGGATTGGCAATTAATCCTGGAACTTCTATTAACAGTGTCCATGAATTACTACCTCTTGTAGATTATGTGTTAGTAATGACCGTTGATCCAGGATTTTCAGGCCAGCCATTTTTGGAATATACTATTCCTAAAATTAAAACTTTGGCTGAAATAAAAAGTAATTACCATTATCAGTTAATGGTTGATGGAGCTATTTCAGAAAATCGAATTGATGAACTTTCTTCCATTGGGGTAGAGGGATTTATTGTTGGATCATCAGCTCTTTTTAGAAAAAACGATAATTATAAAACGATTGTTAAACGTTTAAAAGGGGGATGTTAA